A single genomic interval of Mangifera indica cultivar Alphonso chromosome 5, CATAS_Mindica_2.1, whole genome shotgun sequence harbors:
- the LOC123216534 gene encoding protein MEI2-like 1 isoform X1, giving the protein MPFEIMDTRGGSASSHFFEEIRIPTERQNGFWKSNTTTDHQGGTDGLAAISGNKLVASAPQEKFSPIGVPSVDWMEMQQSTLASDHMKKLGIAGEEGIANSSESLWNSVNHYPKSWSNLSVQPAYYSLLGNRNGIKGIQSESSLFSSSLSDIFSKKLKLSANDVLSGQPFKTVTSHHGETEPFESLEEMEAKTIGNLLPDEDDLFSGVIDGLGHDFHANIGDDLEDCDLFSSGGGMEIEGDDRIYAGLKNYGVADQGGSSGSVVGEHPYGEHPSRTLFVRNINSNVEDSELKALFEQYGEIRTIYTACKHRGFVMISYYDVRAACNAMRALQNKPLRHRKLDIHYSIPKDNPSEKDTNQGTLVVFNLDSSVSTDELRQIFGAYGEIREIRETLNKHNHKFIEFYDVRAAEAALCALNRSDIAGKQIKLEASRPGGARRFMLQSEQEQDEPNLCQSPFADMPSGHMVSPGAIASISMDTRSLQALHSALQSPASAFTESHQTSSVPNNLPSPARVASFGKNFDLHEANLSLDEMKFNKQHPNFHPHSLPEHGSLANGIPYNSHNSTGNAGQNITEGLDNRHMCGVSSNEHLMEPSGDVFGSSGNGNHSLHGNPFVWNNSNSRHQHPSSPMVWPNSPSFLNGLHASHVPHLPGFPRGPTLMLNAASPVHHHIGSAPAVNPSPWDRQHAYAGESPEISNFHLGSLGSVNFPVCSPSHPMDIASHNIFSHVGGNCIDMTKNVGLHSPQQMCHLFPGRNPMVSMQASFDSPNERVRNFSYRRNETNSNHADKKQYELDIDRILHGEDSRTTLMIKNIPNKYTSKMLLAAIDEQCRGTYDFIYLPIDFKNKCNVGYAFINMINPRQIIPFYQAFNGKKWEKFNSEKVASLAYARIQGKAALIAHFQNSSLMNEDKRCRPILFHTDGPNAGDPEPFPMGTNIRSRLGKPRSIGNEETYRQGVPSASANREESPNRSDSSVSLKDVD; this is encoded by the exons ATGCCATTTGAAATAATGGATACAAGGGGTGGATCTGCATCGTCCCACTTCTTCGAGGAAATTCGTATTCCTACAGAG AGACAGAATGGATTTTGGAAGTCGAATACCACGACTGATCACCAAG GAGGAACAGATGGACTGGCAGCTATATCTGGCAACAAATTGGTTGCTTCAGCACCGCAGGAAAAATTTTCACCAATTGGGGTCCCATCTGTGGATTGGATGGAAATGCAACAGTCAACTTTAGCCAGTGACCATATGAAAAAGCTGGGCATTGCTGGAGAGGAAGGAATTGCAAATTCATCGGAGAGTTTATGGAATTCTGTGAATCACTATCCAAAATCGTGGTCAAATTTATCTGTGCAACCAGCGTATTATAGTTTACTTGGAAACAGAAATGGTATTAAAGGGATCCAATCTGAAAGCAGTCTGTTCTCAAGCTCATTGTCtgatatttttagtaaaaaat TGAAGTTGTCGGCCAATGATGTTCTATCTGGTCAGCCTTTCAAAACAGTTACTTCTCACCATGGGGAAACAGAACCATTTGAATCCTTGGAAGAAATGGAGGCAAAGACTATTGGAAATCTCCTTCCTGATGAAGATGATCTGTTTTCTGGAGTGATTGATGGTCTGGGACATGATTTTCATGCCAATATAGGAGATGATTTAGAAGATTGTGACCTTTTTAGCAGTGGCGGTGGCATGGAAATAGAAGGGGATGATCGAATATATGCAGGACTAAAAAATTATGGTGTTGCTGATCAAGGGGGTTCAAGTGGTTCTGTTGTTGGTGAGCATCCATATGGTGAGCACCCTTCTAGAACACTTTTTGTCAGAAACATCAATAGCAATGTAGAAGATTCTGAACTAAAGGCTCTTTTTGAG CAATATGGAGAGATTCGAACTATCTATACAGCCTGCAAGCATCGTGGATTTGTTATGATTTCTTATTATGATGTAAGAGCAGCATGTAATGCAATGAGAGCACTTCAAAATAAGCCCTTGAGGCATAGGAAACTTGACATACACTATTCAATTCCCAAG GATAATCCATCAGAAAAAGATACTAACCAGGGCACATTGGTGGTTTTCAATCTTGATTCTTCTGTTTCGACTGATGAGCTTCGCCAAATTTTCGGTGCTTATGGAGAAATTAGAGAA ATCCGCGAGACTCTGAACAAGCACAATCACAAATTTATAGAGTTTTATGATGTTAGAGCTGCGGAGGCTGCACTTTGTGCATTGAATAGGAGTGACATTGCTGGGAAGCAAATCAAGCTTGAAGCAAGCCGTCCTGGGGGTGCAAGACG TTTCATGCTGCAGTCAGAGCAGGAGCAAGATGAACCAAATCTTTGCCAAAGTCCTTTTGCTGACATGCCATCAGGACACATGG TTTCACCTGGAGCAATTGCATCTATATCCATGGATACTCGGTCACTCCAGGCTTTACATTCTGCTTTGCAGTCGCCTGCAAGTGCATTTACTGAATCTCACCAGACTTCCAGTGTGCCAAACAACTTGCCCTCTCCAGCAAGGGTGGCCTCTTTTGGCAAAAATTTTGACCTTCATGAGGCCAACCTCTCTTTGGATGAAATGAAGTTTAATAAACAACATCCAAATTTCCATCCTCATTCTTTACCTGAGCATGGTAGTTTGGCCAATGGTATTCCATACAACTCCCATAACTCTACTGGTAATGCTGGTCAGAATATTACAGAAGGACTTGACAATAGGCATATGTGTGGAGTGAGTTCAAATGAGCACTTGATGGAACCTAGTGGAGATG TTTTTGGATCTTCTGGAAATGGAAATCACTCCCTTCATGGAAATCCTTTTGTGTGGAACAACTCCAACTCACGTCACCAACATCCTTCAAGTCCCATGGTTTGGCCAAATTCACCATCGTTTCTCAATGGTCTGCATGCCAGTCATGTTCCTCATTTGCCTGGATTTCCTAGAGGACCTACTTTGATGCTGAATGCTGCATCGCCTGTACACCACCATATTGGATCAGCACCAGCAGTTAATCCCTCCCCCTGGGACAGGCAACATGCTTATGCAGGGGAGTCTCCTGAAATTTCTAATTTCCACTTGGGTTCTCTCGGAAGTGTTAATTTTCCTGTTTGTTCTCCATCACATCCAATGGATATTGCTTCACACAACATCTTTTCTCATGTTGGTGGAAATTGCATTGACATGACTAAAAATGTTGGATTACATTCTCCTCAGCAGATGTGCCACCTTTTTCCTGGAAGGAATCCAATGGTTTCAATGCAAGCCTCTTTTGATTCTCCTAATGAGCGTGTGAGAAACTTCTCATACCGTAGAAATGAAACTAATTCTAATCATGCTGATAAGAAACAGTATGAACTTGACATTGACCGTATATTGCATGGTGAAGACAGCCGAACTACACTGATGATAAAAAACATTCCTAACAA GTATACTTCGAAGATGCTTTTGGCTGCAATTGATGAGCAATGCCGAGGaacatatgattttatttatctgCCAATTGACTTCAAG AACAAATGTAATGTGGGCTATGCATTCATCAACATGATCAATCCTCGTCAAATCATTCCATTTTATCAG GcattcaatggcaaaaaatgGGAAAAGTTCAACAGTGAAAAGGTGGCGTCTCTTGCTTATGCTCGGATTCAGGGAAAAGCTGCTCTTATTGCTCATTTTCAGAATTCAAGCTTGATGAATGAGGATAAACGTTGCCGACCTATCCTTTTTCATACTGATGGTCCTAATGCTGGTGATCCG GAGCCATTTCCTATGGGCACCAATATTCGGTCAAGATTGGGCAAACCACGAAGCATTGGTAATGAGGAGACCTATCGCCAAGGGGTCCCTTCAGCTTCTGCAAACAGAGAGGAATCTCCCAATAGATCGGATTCTTCAGTTTCTTTAAAGGACGTAGATTGA
- the LOC123216534 gene encoding protein MEI2-like 4 isoform X2, with product MEMQQSTLASDHMKKLGIAGEEGIANSSESLWNSVNHYPKSWSNLSVQPAYYSLLGNRNGIKGIQSESSLFSSSLSDIFSKKLKLSANDVLSGQPFKTVTSHHGETEPFESLEEMEAKTIGNLLPDEDDLFSGVIDGLGHDFHANIGDDLEDCDLFSSGGGMEIEGDDRIYAGLKNYGVADQGGSSGSVVGEHPYGEHPSRTLFVRNINSNVEDSELKALFEQYGEIRTIYTACKHRGFVMISYYDVRAACNAMRALQNKPLRHRKLDIHYSIPKDNPSEKDTNQGTLVVFNLDSSVSTDELRQIFGAYGEIREIRETLNKHNHKFIEFYDVRAAEAALCALNRSDIAGKQIKLEASRPGGARRFMLQSEQEQDEPNLCQSPFADMPSGHMVSPGAIASISMDTRSLQALHSALQSPASAFTESHQTSSVPNNLPSPARVASFGKNFDLHEANLSLDEMKFNKQHPNFHPHSLPEHGSLANGIPYNSHNSTGNAGQNITEGLDNRHMCGVSSNEHLMEPSGDVFGSSGNGNHSLHGNPFVWNNSNSRHQHPSSPMVWPNSPSFLNGLHASHVPHLPGFPRGPTLMLNAASPVHHHIGSAPAVNPSPWDRQHAYAGESPEISNFHLGSLGSVNFPVCSPSHPMDIASHNIFSHVGGNCIDMTKNVGLHSPQQMCHLFPGRNPMVSMQASFDSPNERVRNFSYRRNETNSNHADKKQYELDIDRILHGEDSRTTLMIKNIPNKYTSKMLLAAIDEQCRGTYDFIYLPIDFKNKCNVGYAFINMINPRQIIPFYQAFNGKKWEKFNSEKVASLAYARIQGKAALIAHFQNSSLMNEDKRCRPILFHTDGPNAGDPEPFPMGTNIRSRLGKPRSIGNEETYRQGVPSASANREESPNRSDSSVSLKDVD from the exons ATGGAAATGCAACAGTCAACTTTAGCCAGTGACCATATGAAAAAGCTGGGCATTGCTGGAGAGGAAGGAATTGCAAATTCATCGGAGAGTTTATGGAATTCTGTGAATCACTATCCAAAATCGTGGTCAAATTTATCTGTGCAACCAGCGTATTATAGTTTACTTGGAAACAGAAATGGTATTAAAGGGATCCAATCTGAAAGCAGTCTGTTCTCAAGCTCATTGTCtgatatttttagtaaaaaat TGAAGTTGTCGGCCAATGATGTTCTATCTGGTCAGCCTTTCAAAACAGTTACTTCTCACCATGGGGAAACAGAACCATTTGAATCCTTGGAAGAAATGGAGGCAAAGACTATTGGAAATCTCCTTCCTGATGAAGATGATCTGTTTTCTGGAGTGATTGATGGTCTGGGACATGATTTTCATGCCAATATAGGAGATGATTTAGAAGATTGTGACCTTTTTAGCAGTGGCGGTGGCATGGAAATAGAAGGGGATGATCGAATATATGCAGGACTAAAAAATTATGGTGTTGCTGATCAAGGGGGTTCAAGTGGTTCTGTTGTTGGTGAGCATCCATATGGTGAGCACCCTTCTAGAACACTTTTTGTCAGAAACATCAATAGCAATGTAGAAGATTCTGAACTAAAGGCTCTTTTTGAG CAATATGGAGAGATTCGAACTATCTATACAGCCTGCAAGCATCGTGGATTTGTTATGATTTCTTATTATGATGTAAGAGCAGCATGTAATGCAATGAGAGCACTTCAAAATAAGCCCTTGAGGCATAGGAAACTTGACATACACTATTCAATTCCCAAG GATAATCCATCAGAAAAAGATACTAACCAGGGCACATTGGTGGTTTTCAATCTTGATTCTTCTGTTTCGACTGATGAGCTTCGCCAAATTTTCGGTGCTTATGGAGAAATTAGAGAA ATCCGCGAGACTCTGAACAAGCACAATCACAAATTTATAGAGTTTTATGATGTTAGAGCTGCGGAGGCTGCACTTTGTGCATTGAATAGGAGTGACATTGCTGGGAAGCAAATCAAGCTTGAAGCAAGCCGTCCTGGGGGTGCAAGACG TTTCATGCTGCAGTCAGAGCAGGAGCAAGATGAACCAAATCTTTGCCAAAGTCCTTTTGCTGACATGCCATCAGGACACATGG TTTCACCTGGAGCAATTGCATCTATATCCATGGATACTCGGTCACTCCAGGCTTTACATTCTGCTTTGCAGTCGCCTGCAAGTGCATTTACTGAATCTCACCAGACTTCCAGTGTGCCAAACAACTTGCCCTCTCCAGCAAGGGTGGCCTCTTTTGGCAAAAATTTTGACCTTCATGAGGCCAACCTCTCTTTGGATGAAATGAAGTTTAATAAACAACATCCAAATTTCCATCCTCATTCTTTACCTGAGCATGGTAGTTTGGCCAATGGTATTCCATACAACTCCCATAACTCTACTGGTAATGCTGGTCAGAATATTACAGAAGGACTTGACAATAGGCATATGTGTGGAGTGAGTTCAAATGAGCACTTGATGGAACCTAGTGGAGATG TTTTTGGATCTTCTGGAAATGGAAATCACTCCCTTCATGGAAATCCTTTTGTGTGGAACAACTCCAACTCACGTCACCAACATCCTTCAAGTCCCATGGTTTGGCCAAATTCACCATCGTTTCTCAATGGTCTGCATGCCAGTCATGTTCCTCATTTGCCTGGATTTCCTAGAGGACCTACTTTGATGCTGAATGCTGCATCGCCTGTACACCACCATATTGGATCAGCACCAGCAGTTAATCCCTCCCCCTGGGACAGGCAACATGCTTATGCAGGGGAGTCTCCTGAAATTTCTAATTTCCACTTGGGTTCTCTCGGAAGTGTTAATTTTCCTGTTTGTTCTCCATCACATCCAATGGATATTGCTTCACACAACATCTTTTCTCATGTTGGTGGAAATTGCATTGACATGACTAAAAATGTTGGATTACATTCTCCTCAGCAGATGTGCCACCTTTTTCCTGGAAGGAATCCAATGGTTTCAATGCAAGCCTCTTTTGATTCTCCTAATGAGCGTGTGAGAAACTTCTCATACCGTAGAAATGAAACTAATTCTAATCATGCTGATAAGAAACAGTATGAACTTGACATTGACCGTATATTGCATGGTGAAGACAGCCGAACTACACTGATGATAAAAAACATTCCTAACAA GTATACTTCGAAGATGCTTTTGGCTGCAATTGATGAGCAATGCCGAGGaacatatgattttatttatctgCCAATTGACTTCAAG AACAAATGTAATGTGGGCTATGCATTCATCAACATGATCAATCCTCGTCAAATCATTCCATTTTATCAG GcattcaatggcaaaaaatgGGAAAAGTTCAACAGTGAAAAGGTGGCGTCTCTTGCTTATGCTCGGATTCAGGGAAAAGCTGCTCTTATTGCTCATTTTCAGAATTCAAGCTTGATGAATGAGGATAAACGTTGCCGACCTATCCTTTTTCATACTGATGGTCCTAATGCTGGTGATCCG GAGCCATTTCCTATGGGCACCAATATTCGGTCAAGATTGGGCAAACCACGAAGCATTGGTAATGAGGAGACCTATCGCCAAGGGGTCCCTTCAGCTTCTGCAAACAGAGAGGAATCTCCCAATAGATCGGATTCTTCAGTTTCTTTAAAGGACGTAGATTGA